The genomic segment AAGATCTCGGAATTGACCGTCAGCGCTGTTCCATGACGCACTCCTTTGGGCATCTTGAGCGTGTCAGTAATGTCGGTCCACTGCACACCGTCTTTGCTTTCCGCTGCGCCGAAATGGCCGTCACGATAGCAGTCGAAGTACAAACGCCAGACATTGCCCGTTTTCAGCACGGTTGGTCCTTCTACCCAATCACGAGTCAGAATCGGTGGTCCGGGGACAGACCAGGGTTTTCCGATTCCAGCAGAGGTCACCGCATGAAGCCGTTTGTGCCCCGGGCGTTCGTCCTTGTAGATCATTGTCAGCCCACCGTTCATGGCGACGATGGTGCCATCGATACTGTTGTATCCGGGGTTGAATGCAATTGTCGGGGCAGAGAATGTGACGAAGTCTTTTGTGAGCAGCCAGTATAACCGATGATTGTGATCGCCGTCCTGGTCTGTCTCTGGAAATTTTCCGGGAATCGTTGTCGCAAGTGTCACCACGAATTGCTGATTCTCTGCATCATAGAACAGGTCTGGCGCCCAATTGTTTTTGGCGCTTGGCGTGTCGTGTGTGACGGGAATGAAGCGATGTTCGCCCCATTGAATTAAGTCCTGAGATGACGCATAGCCGAATCCCATGTCCCACCAGCCGCTGGACCAGACCATGTGGAACCGTCCGTCTGGACCTTGCACGATCGACGGATCTCGCATCAATTTGCCGCCGACTGTGGGAGTTGTGAGCGACTTGTCGTCGTTAATCGGTTCCCAGACGAGACCATCACAGCTCGACGCCAGATGCAATCCGTCTTCACCATTTCCGTGGAAGTAGCTGAAGACGTAACAATCGCCTGTAGCGTCGTCACAATGAGCGGCCTGCTGAGAACACATCAGTGCAGGCAGAGCCACGAAGAACAGAAACAAATCGCGATGGTATTGATATGCTCTCATGGAATTTCAATTTTCGATCAGGAGATGTGTTTTCGTGAAAGCGAGTCCAAGTCGAGGTTACGATTTGATCGAGACAACAGCCTGTTGATTCGTGGGAAGTAGTGCATGGAATTCGTTCTTGGTGAAACCGGCGCGGGTGAAAATCTGATCGTATTCAGCAAATGTATACGCATCTCCACGCGCGGTCGTGGCGAGCATCGTCAATGCGAAAGGAGCTGTCGCCGGAGGGCTGATGCGATCGGCGTTCGGGATGAACTCCAGCGTTAAAGCGCGTCCACCTGACTTCAACGCTCGATGCGTTTTTTCGGCAATCTGTTGGCAGGTTGGTTCGTCGAAATGGTGCAGGAAGTTCGTCAACAGCACGATGTCGTAGGAATGCCCCCAGTCGAGTTCGAACGCGCTGCCCGCAAGCAGGTGATGTCGATTGCCTACGCCAGCACGCCGCGCATTCTCGGTCGCAACTTCCAGAACATTGGGCCAATCCAGCGCCGTGACGTTCGCTTGGACAAACCGCTGAGCAACGGTGATTCCAAACAGGCCATGTCCCGCGGCGACATCGAGCACTTTGAGCGGTTGCTGAGCGTCGGCCACGATCAGATTCGCCAGAAGTTGAGCCGGCATGTGCATGACCGGGCCCATTGCGCGGGCGAATGCGACCCAGACGGGGTTGTTGTGCGATACTGTTCCCTCATCTGAGATCGCGGTGCCACCCTGTCTGACCGCCTGGGTCAATTGCGTAAACGCACCACGGATGTCGGGTGTCAACAAGAATTCAAGAGCGCCACCCAGGTAGGCAGGCGATGCGCGATTGAGGAAGATCGCGGAATCCTCAGTCAGTTCATAGAGATCGGACTCCTTTCGAAGAAAACCGATGATGGACAGGCTGTCGGCAAGGATACGAATACCCCGCGGGGAGGCCTTGCATGCCGTGGCGATTTCATCTGCTGTTTTCCCCCCACTGACCACGGCCGAGAACAGATCGAGTTCGATCGCGGTACGCAGGACTTCCGTCCGCTGGTATGCGTTGACCGTGTCAAAAAAAAGAGCGGGTGAAGGTCCGTGGGCGGCCATGGATGATCCTGCAGGTGGGCGAACTCGGCGGGATGGAAACGACATTGCCGTTTCACTGATGATTATTCTGATCGCCGCTCTCAATGGTCAACGTCACCTGTCACAATCTTCAGATCGCGGCCGGAAATTCTGGGGGAGTTCACGGTTCGATCAACGTCGAATCGCCTCAATAGCCAAAGTGGCCAGTCAAAATTGCCGGGTGGTCCGACAAAATGACGTACCTTCACGGTGCATTAGGGTTCAGGGTGAGTTTTGGTTGATTGTGATTTTAGGTCGCCGGAGTTGTCCTCGTCATCATCCTCGATTGCAAAGGTGTGCAATAGCCGATGGATTAGTGGAGCCAGGATGACGGCCATCATCGTCAGAAACGCGATGCCGCTATACAGGGCGTAGAATGTCGAGAAGAGCTTTCCGACAGTCGAGGGCATCTGATCAACGGGCCCCATCCCTGTCAAAATCATGGCGGCGTTAAGCAGCGCATCGACCCAGGTCAGGCCACCGAAAACATGGTATCCGACCGTTCCGATTAACAGCGAAGGCGCCACAATC from the Schlesneria paludicola DSM 18645 genome contains:
- a CDS encoding glycoside hydrolase family 43 protein, encoding MRAYQYHRDLFLFFVALPALMCSQQAAHCDDATGDCYVFSYFHGNGEDGLHLASSCDGLVWEPINDDKSLTTPTVGGKLMRDPSIVQGPDGRFHMVWSSGWWDMGFGYASSQDLIQWGEHRFIPVTHDTPSAKNNWAPDLFYDAENQQFVVTLATTIPGKFPETDQDGDHNHRLYWLLTKDFVTFSAPTIAFNPGYNSIDGTIVAMNGGLTMIYKDERPGHKRLHAVTSAGIGKPWSVPGPPILTRDWVEGPTVLKTGNVWRLYFDCYRDGHFGAAESKDGVQWTDITDTLKMPKGVRHGTALTVNSEIFEKLLKLKK
- a CDS encoding class I SAM-dependent methyltransferase, with amino-acid sequence MAAHGPSPALFFDTVNAYQRTEVLRTAIELDLFSAVVSGGKTADEIATACKASPRGIRILADSLSIIGFLRKESDLYELTEDSAIFLNRASPAYLGGALEFLLTPDIRGAFTQLTQAVRQGGTAISDEGTVSHNNPVWVAFARAMGPVMHMPAQLLANLIVADAQQPLKVLDVAAGHGLFGITVAQRFVQANVTALDWPNVLEVATENARRAGVGNRHHLLAGSAFELDWGHSYDIVLLTNFLHHFDEPTCQQIAEKTHRALKSGGRALTLEFIPNADRISPPATAPFALTMLATTARGDAYTFAEYDQIFTRAGFTKNEFHALLPTNQQAVVSIKS